The proteins below come from a single Drosophila teissieri strain GT53w chromosome 3L, Prin_Dtei_1.1, whole genome shotgun sequence genomic window:
- the LOC122618328 gene encoding arginine-glutamic acid dipeptide repeats protein isoform X2, with protein sequence MAASTQGEIRVGPGHQVNDVYAKLPDYNPISSFPIDKETDERELEESRWSPGVVADGDLLMFLRAARSMAAFQGMCDGGLEDGCLAASRDDTTINALDVLHDSGYDPGKALQALVKCPVSKGIDKKWTEDETKKFIKGLRQFGKNFFRIHKDLLPHKDTPELVEFYYLWKKTPGANNNRPHRRRRQSALRRNRVTRANNSNSNTPPKKEDTPEPQTATTATAAATAASETASRSSPAVSKEENSSLTEDDASECDSDSSLTHKRDESPSRMRTRNKQQNNNNSSTSSGNNTAGNGGGNATSISSGSTGGGAAGGNSSSKDQSANAVANGKRPKRGSETPDVSGGASVDSPKTPTKAVAESSANKRKGGKQDTPNKKKRTEQESNEPSAHEENAVKEKRKRPDSPVESMNSDSRPDSVLDDGESNTTDTTTAEQQSTKDSKDTVSCKEEREMVTNDLEAKAEEKAIKAEALAEDSKDSAIKNMDEETNIQAPISAETSLVDGPNPNALPSPVAAPITMKVPTIATVEALNASVDRKEAIEKMESCDSDPEMLKKLATIKQEVSPQQQQHLQQPSQQQMQQQLAPVGLQPPPSCPPSESVYIKKEPMEDSMDATCNQNSNEPQDLKVKIEIKNEDALKHSVGGMPPSGPCAPPSALHPLSGAPVESGQEPLHLQHMPHGPVPTQPPPGYLIDGQLKYGPPGQGVPPQPPQLHSDAAGGVSGAPPGAPTTPQKYPPEMEMKFAPQDLKYPPPPPLDALKYSQEMQAAAAAAAAAGKYDMKYMIEQQGKYNVELSAAHQPPSKPGYQDSLKIPDIKPGFGHMPHTVSSPMDAAHKYGPPPTSQESQQQQPQPSAHQVPPGATPPPGIAMPKPHYQHDVQTPPLGRPFEPTGLMLKYGDPLAAKYGPPQDLKYPMPPVSQAGPADIKPYGGENLIKSSPYGPPPESPIDASARSTPGQDSQGSNSNSQPPSMPPQPQQFQSPHPSPHMPSPAGGGLPPGMHPQNLIHGPPPGAAGGSGPQPPPPPTSLHQPTPTSAGPPSLQHGLHPGHQHSQLSAATSLPPSSIGIPPTLSTMAPSHMHPHLHPHAHLQGLHRPHDLPPSMHPHAPMPLSLQGHPQHGHGLPPSHPSQQQQQQQQQQTGGPAGTVRTPSPAQQPPRSLHDPQSSREPPTSQPSTTMAGSSGPGGPPPQQSPHAHRTSPLPGLAGSGPPPPGLIGHPMAIHPHLAHLPPGHPAHAALAHPGHHLLSHSIAGLGPGGGPIALLAGPGGLGGIPESALSRRPPPSPLPHSHASSAPLTAHSVASMTSTSMSLTTSTVPSSAFSRASPSVQISSSGGGPSGPGSVGPGGLPNSSAAAAAAAAAHRAASPASSVSSLSRQSPLHPVPQSPLSHHPSSSALSAAAAAVAERDRHALMRQQSPHMTPPPVSNASLMASPLSKMYAPQPGQRGLGTSPPPHLRPGASPPVIRHPQMPLPLPLIAPGGGIPQIGVHPGQSPYPHPLLHPSVFYSPHHHPFNSPYGYAPYGPGFPAYMKPPPQPGQLDPAAVMAAHHAGLQGPPTQQMRQDEQNAAAAAAAAAAEKQHQAAAAAAAQQHKAPQQQPPGGMPPNKPPTPKTPQGPGGGMPPGMGGPGTPTGLPPGAYPGSHMPGYPQGPPHGSPFAPQDGQPHGLKPTSHMDALRAHAHSANSAGMGGGHHPTEPLPIDIEPDPEPEIPSPTHNIPRGPSPEAKPDDTECHRSQSAIFVRHIDRGDYNSCTRTDLIFKPVADSKLARKREERDRKLAEKERERRQQQQQQQQQQQQQQAAAAQQAAQQAKMKAELKPPYADTPALRQLSEYARPHVAFSPVEQMVPYHHPMGPMYRERELEEIKNAQAAAASQSRLDPHWMEYYRRGIHPSQFPLYANPAISQMERERLGIPPPHHVGLDPGEHMVRMIRLTREYHAHSHTHLHLPLHPQPQPPEAGFQLPPNVGQYPRPNMLIPREPHSDVLLRMSYADQLQYLQAAEFQRQSLHDQYFRNQLR encoded by the exons ATGGCGGCCTCCACTCAAGGAGAAATTCGAGTGGGTCCCGGCCACCAGGTAAACGATGTCTAT GCAAAACTGCCCGATTATAATCCAATCTCAAGCTTCCCCATCGACAAGGAAACCGATGAACGTGAACTAGAGGAATCAAGATGGAGTCCAGGCGTTGTGGCCGATGGCGACTTGTTAATGTTCTTGCGTGCGGCTCGCTCCATGGCTGCATTTCAAGGAATGTGTGATGGTGGTTTAGAAGACGGTTGTTTGGCTGCCAGTCGCGACGACACTACAATAAACGCACTCGACGTG CTCCACGATTCTGGTTACGATCCAGGCAAAGCTCTACAAGCGCTCGTAAAGTGCCCCGTTTCGAAGGGCATCGACAAGAAGTGGACCGAGGACGAAACAAAGAAATTCATCAAGGGTCTGCGTCAGTTTGGGAAGAACTTCTTCCGCATCCATAAGGACCTGCTGCCGCACAAGGACACGCCAGAGCTGGTCGAGTTCTACTATCTGTGGAAGAAGACGCCCGGCGCGAACAACAATCGGCCACACAGGCGACGCCGCCAGAGCGCCCTGCGACGCAACCGTGTCACGCGGGcgaacaacagcaacagcaacactcCTCCGAAGAAGGAGGACACTCCCGAACCACAAACTgcgacgacggcgacggcggcggcaacCGCGGCGTCCGAGACGGCGAGTCGCTCCTCGCCCGCTGTCTCCAAGGAGGAGAACAGCTCGCTCACCGAGGACGACGCCAGCGAGTGCGACAGTGATTCGAGTCTGACCCACAAAAGGGATGAATCACCCTCAAGGATGAGGACGCGTAACAAGCaacagaacaacaacaacagcagcaccagcagcggTAACAACACGGCCGGAAACGGTGGCGGTAACGCCACATCCATAAGCAGCGGATCAACCGGCGGCGGTGCCGCTGGCGGCAACAGTTCGTCTAAGGATCAATCAGCCAACGCCGTGGCTAATGGCAAGCGACCCAAGAGGGGCTCCGAAACACCGGATGTTTCCGGCGGAGCCTCGGTCGATAGTCCCAAGACACCGACGAAGGCTGTGGCCGAGAGTTCGGCCAATAAGCGCAAGGGTGGCAAGCAGGATACGCCCAACAAAAAGAAGCGAACGGAGCAGGAGTCCAACGAGCCAAGCGCTCACGAGGAGAATGCCGTCAAAGAGAAGCGCAAGAGACCGGACAGCCCGGTTGAGAGCATGAACTCGGATAGCCGGCCGGATTCCGTGCTCGACGATGGGGAATCTAATACCACGGACACCACCACCGCCGAGCAGCAGTCGACAAAGGACAGCAAGGATACGGTCAGCTGCAAGGAGGAGCGTGAAATGGTCACCAACGATCTGGAGGCCAAGGCCGAGGAGAAGGCCATCAAGGCAGAGGCTTTGGCGGAGGACAGCAAGGATAGCGCCATCAAGAACATGGACGAGGAGACAAACATCCAGGCGCCTATCAGTGCAGAGACAAGTTTGGTGGATGGTCCAAATCCCAATGCCTTGCCCAGTCCAGTGGCCGCACCAATCACTATGAAGGTGCCCACAATTGCCACAGTTGAGGCGCTGAACGCGTCCGTGGATCGCAAGGAGGCCATCGAGAAGATGGAGTCGTGCGACAGCGATCCGGAGATGCTTAAAAAACTGGCAACCATTAAGCAGGAAGTAtctccgcagcagcagcagcatttgcaaCAGCCATcacagcagcagatgcagcagcaactcgcACCTGTTGGCTTACAGCCGCCTCCGTCTTGCCCGCCTTCAGAATCAGTCTATATCAAAAAGGAACCCATGGAGGACTCGATGGACGCCACCTGCAATCAGAACAGCAACGAACCGCAGGACCTGAAGGTGAAGATCGAGATTAAAAACGAGGATGCATTAAAGCACAGTGTCGGAGGTATGCCGCCTTCTGGACCCTGTGCACCGCCTTCGGCTCTACATCCACTCTCCGGAGCTCCGGTAGAGAGCGGCCAGGAGCCACTGCACCTGCAACACATGCCTCATGGACCGGTGCCAACGCAACCGCCTCCTGGCTATCTAATTGATGGCCAGCTAAAGTATGGACCACCGGGACAAGGCGTGCCTCCACAGCCTCCACAACTGCACAGCGATGCGGCTGGAGGAGTCAGTGGAGCACCGCCTGGAGCCCCGACCACGCCGCAGAAGTATCCGCCCGAGATGGAGATGAAGTTTGCTCCTCAGGATCTCAAGTATCCCCCACCGCCGCCCCTAGATGCACTCAAGTACAGCCAGGAGATGCaagctgcggcggcggcagcggctgcagctgGCAAGTACGATATGAAGTACATGATAGAGCAGCAGGGCAAGTACAACGTGGAGTTGTCAGCTGCCCATCAGCCGCCAAGCAAGCCAGGCTACCAGGATTCGCTAAAGATACCCGATATCAAGCCTGGTTTCGGCCACATGCCGCACACCGTGAGCTCACCGATGGACGCCGCCCATAAATACGGACCGCCTCCAACGTCGCAAGAgtcccagcaacagcagccccAGCCGTCGGCACATCAGGTACCGCCGGGAGCAACTCCACCACCTGGTATCGCCATGCCCAAGCCGCACTACCAACACGATGTGCAAACACCACCGTTGGGACGGCCCTTCGAGCCGACCGGACTTATGCTCAAGTATGGCGATCCATTGGCAGCCAAATACGGCCCGCCTCAGGATCTCAAGTACCCGATGCCGCCGGTCTCTCAGGCGGGACCAGCGGACATAAAGCCCTATGGCGGCGAGAATCTAATCAAGTCCTCACCGTACGGACCGCCGCCGGAGAGTCCTATTGATGCCTCAGCGCGCTCTACACCTGGTCAGGATAGCCagggcagcaacagcaattcACAGCCGCCCTCAATGCCCCCGCAACCCCAGCAGTTCCAGTCGCCGCATCCCTCGCCGCATATGCCTTCGCCAGCAGGTGGTGGGCTACCACCGGGAATGCATCCGCAAAATCTCATCCACGGCCCGCCACCAGGTGCAGCGGGCGGTAGTGGCCCCCAgccgcctccgccgcccaCATCGCTGCATCAGCCCACGCCCACGTCTGCAGGTCCACCCAGTCTGCAACATGGACTACATCCTGGCCACCAGCACTCACAGCTGTCTGCGGCTACATCGCTACCGCCGAGCTCGATTGGAATTCCTCCCACGCTCTCGACTATGGCGCCCTCGCACATGCACCCGCACCTTCATCCACATGCGCATCTGCAGGGTCTCCATCGGCCGCACGATCTGCCGCCCAGTATGCATCCACATGCTCCCATGCCGCTGTCGTTGCAGGGACATCCGCAGCACGGACATGGATTGCCGCCCTCGCATCCTtctcagcaacagcagcaacaacaacaacaacagaccGGCGGACCAGCTGGCACAGTGCGAACTCCGTCACCTGCCCAGCAGCCGCCGAGATCCCTGCACGATCCGCAATCGTCTCGAGAGCCGCCCACCTCGCAGCCCTCGACCACAATGGCAGGATCGAGTGGTCCAGGTGGACCACCGCCGCAACAGTCGCCGCACGCGCATCGAACATCGCCGTTGCCAGGACTCGCGGGAAGTGGACCTCCACCACCGGGACTCATCGGTCATCCGATGGCCATACACCCGCACCTGGCCCACTTGCCGCCCGGACATCCTGCACACGCAGCGCTCGCTCATCCTGGACACCATCTGCTGTCGCACTCGATAGCGGGCTTGGGACCTGGCGGTGGACCGATCGCGCTGCTGGCCGGTCCCGGCGGGCTTGGAGGTATTCCAGAGTCCGCTCTAAGTCGCCGCCCCCCGCCCTCACCCCTGCCACACTCGCATGCCTCTTCGGCCCCACTGACGGCCCATTCGGTGGCCAGTATGACGTCCACCAGTATGTCGCTGACCACCAGCACGGTGCCATCATCTGCCTTTAGCCGCGCCAGTCCCAGCGTACAGATCTCGAGCAGCGGGGGTGGTCCTTCAGGCCCCGGAAGCGTTGGACCTGGTGGATTGCCAAACTCttcggcagcggcagcagctgcggcagctgctCATCGTGCAGCGTCCCCGGCCTCCAGCGTCAGCAGCCTGAGTCGGCAGAGTCCGCTGCATCCGGTGCCGCAGTCGCCGCTCAGCCATCATCCGTCGTCCTCTGCGTTATCTGCCGCGGCAGCTGCCGTGGCGGAACGGGATCGACATGCGCTGATGCGTCAGCAATCGCCACATATGACTCCACCCCCGGTGTCCAATGCCTCTTTAATGGCAAGTCCCCTGAGCAAAATGTACGCTCCTCAGCCGGGTCAGAGGGGCTTGGGAACATCACCGCCACCGCACTTGCGGCCTGGAGCATCACCGCCGGTCATTCGCCACCCGCAGATGCCTCTGCCGTTGCCATTGATTGCGCCTGGCGGAGGAATACCGCAGATTGGAGTGCATCCGGGTCAGTCACCGTATCCGCACCCGCTACTGCATCCCTCGGTATTTTACTCGCCGCACCACCATCCCTTCAATTCGCCATACGGCTATGCGCCCTATGGTCCTGGATTCCCGGCGTACATGAAGCCGCCACCACAGCCGGGACAGCTTGATCCGGCAGCCGTGATGGCGGCCCACCATGCTGGATTGCAAGGACCGCCGACACAGCAGATGCGCCAGGACGAGCAGAATGCAgcggccgccgctgcagcagcagctgctgagAAACAACACCAagcggctgcagcagcggcagcacaGCAGCACAAGGCGCCCCAACAACAACCGCCCGGCGGAATGCCACCCAACAAACCGCCGACGCCAAAGACGCCACAGGGTCCAGGCGGTGGAATGCCCCCTGGAATGGGTGGACCGGGAACACCGACGGGACTACCGCCCGGTGCTTATCCAGGCAGCCATATGCCGGGATATCCACAAGGACCGCCACATGGATCACCCTTTGCGCCGCAAGATGGTCAGCCTCACGGACTAAAGCCCACATCGCACATGGACGCCCTGCGAGCCCATGCGCACTCAGCCAACTCGGCGGGAATGGGTGGAGGACACCATCCTACGGAGCCAT TGCCCATTGATATTGAACCGGATCCAGAGCCAGAAATTCCCAGTCCAACGCACAACATACCACGTGGTCCAAGTCCCGAAGCAAAACCGGACGACACCGAATGCCATCGCTCTCAGTCTGCCAT ATTTGTGCGTCACATCGATCGCGGGGATTACAATTCATGCACGAGAACAGATTTGATCTTCAAGCCGGTGGCCGACTCAAAGTTGGCCCGCAAGCGAGAAGAACGCGACCGCAAGCTGGCCGAAAAGGAGCGTGAGCGGCGACAG cagcagcagcaacaacaacagcagcagcaacaacagcaagcagCTGCGGCGCAACAGGCGGCACAGCAAGCCAAGATGAAGGCGGAGCTAAAGCCTCCATATGCGGATACACCGGCACTGCGTCAACTGTCTGAGTATGCTCGTCCCCACGTCGCCTTCAG TCCTGTTGAGCAGATGGTGCCATATCATCATCCAATGGGCCCCATGTACAGAGAGAG GGAACTGGAGGAGATCAAAAACGCACAAGCTGCTGCGGCGAGTCAATCCAGACTAGACCCGCACTGGATGGAGTACTATCGACG CGGCATTCACCCCTCGCAGTTCCCACTGTATGCGAATCCGGCGATATCGCAGATGGAGAGGGAGCGTCTGGGAATTCCACCTCCGCACCATGTGGGGTTGGACCCGGGCGAGCACATGGTGCGTATG ATACGATTGACGAGAGAATATCATGCACACTCTCATACTCATTTACATTTGCCTTTGCATCCACAGCCGCAACCACCGGAGGCCGGTTTCCAACTGCCAC CGAATGTTGGCCAGTATCCGCGGCCAAATATGCTTATACCTAGGGAGCCGCACTCGGATGTCCTGCTACGCATGTCCTATGCCGACCAACTACAG taTTTACAGGCCGCCGAGTTCCAGCGACAGTCCCTGCACGATCAGTACTTTAG GAATCAGCTGCGTTAA